The Bos mutus isolate GX-2022 chromosome 7, NWIPB_WYAK_1.1, whole genome shotgun sequence genome window below encodes:
- the MFSD12 gene encoding major facilitator superfamily domain-containing protein 12 isoform X1, translating to MGPVPPAAGAGAPLPPLSLVARLSYAVGHFLNDLCASMWFTYLLLYLHSVRAYSSRGAGLLLLLGQVADGLCTPLVGFEADRAAGRCARFGPRKAWHLVGTICVLLSFPFIFSPCLGCGAATPEWAALLYYGPFIVIFQFGWAATQIAHLSLIPELVTNDHEKVELTALRYAFTVVANITVYGAAWLLLHLQGSPHTGPTEDVSDQLGVQDVPVFRNLSLLVVGVGAVFSLLFHLGTREGRRRQVEEPGEHSPLLAPSTTQPLLLWKHWLREPAFYQVGLLYMSTRLIVNLSQTYIAMYLTYSLHLPKRFIATIPLVMYLSGFCSSFLMKPVNKCIGRNMTYFVGLLVILAFAAWVALAEELGMAVYVAAVLLGMGCATILVTSLAMTADLIGPHTWSLRVWRHELLGQGGQWAGSYGHPEPAPLLLGALLQSLCGFLPLGDGGRDGWCGRGRHHGSVQSPGLAHPPSEMGPWSLALTPLGGPLPFVN from the exons ATGGGCCCGGTGCCCCCGGCGGCCGGAGCCGGAGCGCCCCTGCCACCGCTGTCCCTGGTCGCGCGGCTGAGCTACGCTGTGGGCCACTTCCTCAATGACCTATGCGCGTCCATGTGGTTCACCTACCTGCTGCTCTACCTGCACTCGGTGCGCGCCTACAGCTCGCGCGGCGCcggcctgctgctactgctcggCCAGGTGGCCGACGGGCTGTGCACACCCCTGGTGGGCTTCGAGGCTGACCGCGCCGCAGGCCGCTGCGCCCGCTTCGGCCCGCGCAAGGCCTGGCACCTGGTCG GCACCATCTGTGTCTTGCTGTCCTTCCCCTTCATCTTCAGCCCCTGCCTGGGCTGCGGGGCCGCCACACCTGAGTGGGCCGCCCTCCTCTACTACGGGCCCTTCATTGTGATCTTCCAGTTCGGCTGGGCTGCTACACAAATCGCCCACCTCAGCCTCATCCCAGAGCTCGTCACCAACGACCACGAGAAGGTGGAGCTCACAGCTCTGAG GTACGCCTTCACTGTGGTGGCCAACATCACCGTCTATGGAGCTGCCTGGCTTCTGCTACACCTGCAGGGCTCTCCCCACACCGGCCCCACTGAGGATGTCAGCGACCAGCTGGGGGTCCAGGATGTGCCAGTGTTCCGG AATCTCTCCCTGCTGGTGGTGGGTGTCGGAGCTGTCTTCTCACTGCTGTTCCACCTGGGCACCAGGGAAGGGCGCCGGCGGCAGGTGGAGGAGCCCGGTGAACACAGCCCCCTGTTGGCTCCCTCTACCACCCAGCCCTTGCTGCTCTGGAAACACTGGCTTCGGGAGCCAGCCTTTTATCAG GTTGGCCTGCTGTACATGAGCACGAGGCTCATTGTGAACCTGTCCCAGACGTACATAGCCATGTACCTCACCTACTCCCTCCACCTGCCCAAG AGGTTCATCGCCACCATCCCGCTGGTGATGTACCTTAGCGGTTTCTGCTCCTCCTTCCTCATGAAGCCAGTGAACAAGTGCATCGGGAGGAAT ATGACCTACTTCGTGGGCCTTCTGGTGATTCTGGCCTTTGCAGCCTGGGTGGCGCTGGCAGAGGAGCTGGGCATGGCTGTGTATGTGGCGGCTGTGTTGCTGGGCATGGGCTGTGCCACCATCCTTGTCACCTCATTGGCCATGACGGCTGACCTCATCGGTCCTCACACG TGGAGCCTTCGTGTATGGCGCCATGAGCTTCTCGGACAAGGTGGCCAATGGGCTGGCAGTTATGGCCATCCAGAGCCTGCACCCCTGCTC CTTGGAGCTCTGCTGCAAAGCCTGTGTGGCTTTCTACCACTGGGTGATGGTGGTCGTGACGGGTGGTGTGGGCGTGGCCGCCACCATGGCTCTGTGCAGTCTCCTGGTCTGGCCCATCCGCCTTCGGAGAT GGGACCCTGGAGCCTAGCCCTGACCCCACTCGGTGGTCCCTTGCCCTTTGTAAATTAA
- the MFSD12 gene encoding major facilitator superfamily domain-containing protein 12 isoform X2 — MGPVPPAAGAGAPLPPLSLVARLSYAVGHFLNDLCASMWFTYLLLYLHSVRAYSSRGAGLLLLLGQVADGLCTPLVGFEADRAAGRCARFGPRKAWHLVGTICVLLSFPFIFSPCLGCGAATPEWAALLYYGPFIVIFQFGWAATQIAHLSLIPELVTNDHEKVELTALRYAFTVVANITVYGAAWLLLHLQGSPHTGPTEDVSDQLGVQDVPVFRNLSLLVVGVGAVFSLLFHLGTREGRRRQVEEPGEHSPLLAPSTTQPLLLWKHWLREPAFYQVGLLYMSTRLIVNLSQTYIAMYLTYSLHLPKRFIATIPLVMYLSGFCSSFLMKPVNKCIGRNMTYFVGLLVILAFAAWVALAEELGMAVYVAAVLLGMGCATILVTSLAMTADLIGPHTHSGAFVYGAMSFSDKVANGLAVMAIQSLHPCSLELCCKACVAFYHWVMVVVTGGVGVAATMALCSLLVWPIRLRRWDPGA, encoded by the exons ATGGGCCCGGTGCCCCCGGCGGCCGGAGCCGGAGCGCCCCTGCCACCGCTGTCCCTGGTCGCGCGGCTGAGCTACGCTGTGGGCCACTTCCTCAATGACCTATGCGCGTCCATGTGGTTCACCTACCTGCTGCTCTACCTGCACTCGGTGCGCGCCTACAGCTCGCGCGGCGCcggcctgctgctactgctcggCCAGGTGGCCGACGGGCTGTGCACACCCCTGGTGGGCTTCGAGGCTGACCGCGCCGCAGGCCGCTGCGCCCGCTTCGGCCCGCGCAAGGCCTGGCACCTGGTCG GCACCATCTGTGTCTTGCTGTCCTTCCCCTTCATCTTCAGCCCCTGCCTGGGCTGCGGGGCCGCCACACCTGAGTGGGCCGCCCTCCTCTACTACGGGCCCTTCATTGTGATCTTCCAGTTCGGCTGGGCTGCTACACAAATCGCCCACCTCAGCCTCATCCCAGAGCTCGTCACCAACGACCACGAGAAGGTGGAGCTCACAGCTCTGAG GTACGCCTTCACTGTGGTGGCCAACATCACCGTCTATGGAGCTGCCTGGCTTCTGCTACACCTGCAGGGCTCTCCCCACACCGGCCCCACTGAGGATGTCAGCGACCAGCTGGGGGTCCAGGATGTGCCAGTGTTCCGG AATCTCTCCCTGCTGGTGGTGGGTGTCGGAGCTGTCTTCTCACTGCTGTTCCACCTGGGCACCAGGGAAGGGCGCCGGCGGCAGGTGGAGGAGCCCGGTGAACACAGCCCCCTGTTGGCTCCCTCTACCACCCAGCCCTTGCTGCTCTGGAAACACTGGCTTCGGGAGCCAGCCTTTTATCAG GTTGGCCTGCTGTACATGAGCACGAGGCTCATTGTGAACCTGTCCCAGACGTACATAGCCATGTACCTCACCTACTCCCTCCACCTGCCCAAG AGGTTCATCGCCACCATCCCGCTGGTGATGTACCTTAGCGGTTTCTGCTCCTCCTTCCTCATGAAGCCAGTGAACAAGTGCATCGGGAGGAAT ATGACCTACTTCGTGGGCCTTCTGGTGATTCTGGCCTTTGCAGCCTGGGTGGCGCTGGCAGAGGAGCTGGGCATGGCTGTGTATGTGGCGGCTGTGTTGCTGGGCATGGGCTGTGCCACCATCCTTGTCACCTCATTGGCCATGACGGCTGACCTCATCGGTCCTCACACG CACAGTGGAGCCTTCGTGTATGGCGCCATGAGCTTCTCGGACAAGGTGGCCAATGGGCTGGCAGTTATGGCCATCCAGAGCCTGCACCCCTGCTC CTTGGAGCTCTGCTGCAAAGCCTGTGTGGCTTTCTACCACTGGGTGATGGTGGTCGTGACGGGTGGTGTGGGCGTGGCCGCCACCATGGCTCTGTGCAGTCTCCTGGTCTGGCCCATCCGCCTTCGGAGAT GGGACCCTGGAGCCTAG